The proteins below come from a single Cannabis sativa cultivar Pink pepper isolate KNU-18-1 chromosome 3, ASM2916894v1, whole genome shotgun sequence genomic window:
- the LOC115711213 gene encoding pentatricopeptide repeat-containing protein At1g05600, whose product MCIRWPRILTPTDLSQIIRKQKNPLTALQIFNEAKYMYPSYRHNGPVYQTMVGILGNSGRISEMKEVINQMKNDSCECKDSVFVAAMKTYARAGLMDEAFSLFKNIPEFNCVNWTMSFNTILQIMVNELRFDDARCLFLENCCKWEVSSRIRSLNLFMSTLCEKGRSDVALKIFLEMDYQGCCPDRESYRILMKGLCQDGRLNEGTHLLYSMFWRISQKGSGEDVIIYRTLLDALCDNGQVEEAVEVLGKILRKGLKAPNRSRFRIDITQCSNVQDVEAIKRLLNEALIKGGIPSLASFSAMAIDLYMENKITDADKVVKEMQDTGFRPTLSVYEAKLAALCRESEVDEAVKVIEVEMVKAHCVPTVKLYNIVLRGLCDGGKSALAVGYLRKMVKQVGCVPDKETYDILVDGLCLEGKFIEANRVLEEMLIKSYWPCVDTFNILIRGLCSVGRQYEGVMLLEEMINQGKLPEQSVWNSLVTSLCSNIVNNYKIYTVMPMTS is encoded by the coding sequence ATGTGTATAAGGTGGCCGAGGATTTTGACACCTACAGACCTCTCCCAAATTATAAGGAAGCAGAAAAACCCATTAACAGCTCTCCAAATCTTTAATGAAGCTAAATATATGTACCCAAGTTACCGTCATAATGGTCCAGTCTATCAAACCATGGTTGGAATCCTTGGAAACTCAGGTAGAATCAGTGAGATGAAGGAGGTAATTAATCAGATGAAAAATGACTCATGTGAGTGCAAAGATTCAGTTTTTGTAGCTGCAATGAAGACATATGCTAGAGCTGGATTGATGGATGAAGCTTTTTCTCTGTTTAAGAATATTCCAGAATTCAACTGTGTGAATTGGACCATGTCTTTCAATACCATCTTGCAGATAATGGTGAATGAGTTGAGGTTTGATGATGCTAGATGCCTTTTCTTAGAGAATTGTTGTAAATGGGAAGTGAGCTCTCGTATTCGGTCTTTGAATTTGTTCATGAGTACGCTTTGCGAAAAGGGTCGTTCGGATGTTGCTTTAAAAATCTTCCTAGAGATGGATTATCAGGGTTGTTGTCCGGATAGGGAAAGTTATAGGATTTTAATGAAAGGATTGTGTCAAGATGGCAGGTTGAATGAGGGAACTCATTTGTTGTATTCAATGTTTTGGAGGATTTCTCAAAAGGGTAGTGGTGAAGATGTTATAATCTATAGAACCTTGTTAGATGCTTTATGTGATAATGGACAGGTTGAAGAAGCAGTTGAAGTTCTTGGTAAGATATTAAGGAAAGGGCTGAAGGCTCCTAATCGATCTCGATTCCGCATTGATATCACTCAATGTAGTAATGTTCAAGATGTAGAGGCCATTAAACGATTGCTTAATGAAGCTCTGATAAAAGGTGGAATACCTAGTCTGGCTAGCTTTAGTGCAATGGCAATTGATCTTTACATGGAAAATAAGATTACTGATGCTGATAAAGTTGTCAAAGAAATGCAAGACACAGGTTTTCGCCCGACATTATCGGTTTATGAAGCAAAGTTAGCTGCCTTATGTAGGGAAAGTGAAGTTGATGAAGCAGTGAAGGTTATTGAAGTGGAGATGGTGAAGGCTCACTGTGTTCCAACTgtgaaactgtacaacatagTCTTAAGAGGACTTTGTGATGGAGGCAAATCGGCATTAGCTGTTGGGTATTTGAGAAAGATGGTTAAACAAGTTGGTTGTGTTCCTGATAAGGAAACATATGATATTTTAGTTGATGGGTTGTGTCTTGAGGGAAAATTTATTGAAGCAAACAGAGTTTTGGAGGAGATGTTAATCAAATCTTATTGGCCATGTGTTGACACTTTCAATATACTTATTAGGGGTCTTTGCTCTGTGGGTAGACAATATGAAGGTGTGATGTTGTTGGAAGAGATGATAAACCAGGGTAAGTTACCTGAACAGTCTGTGTGGAATTCATTGGTGACATCTCTGTGTTCTAACATAGTTAACAACTACAAGATATATACTGTTATGCCTATGACTAGTTGA
- the LOC133036084 gene encoding uncharacterized protein LOC133036084 has protein sequence MAKNFLEQIEERFAKNDKVEMTTLLGSLMNMKYKGQGNVREYIMKMHHVVSRLRTLKIELSDDVLVLMVLLMLPPQFNQFKISYNCQKEKWTLIELISHCVQEEERLK, from the coding sequence ATGGCTAAGAATTTTCTTGAACAAATTGAGGAACGTTTTGCTAAAAACGATAAGGTTGAAATGACAACACTTCTTGGTTCTTTAATGAACATGAAGTATAAGGGTCAAGGAAatgtaagggagtacattatgaAAATGCATCATGTTGTCTCAAGATTAAGGACACTTAAGATTGAGCTTTCAGATGATGTACTTGTACTCATGGTTTTGTTAATGCTTCCTCCACAGTTTAACCAATTTAAGATCAGTTACAACTGTCAAAAGGAGAAATGGACTCTCATCGAGCTCATTTCCCATTGtgtgcaagaggaagaaaggttgAAATAG
- the LOC115715099 gene encoding 11-beta-hydroxysteroid dehydrogenase-like 2 has protein sequence MDWIHSFFNIAFPPIIIFLHFLILPIYIPFKFLQFIKTSITTQQNLARKVVLITGAAQGIGEQLAYEYSRRGAFLALVDIKENFEDVRRRALKLGSPDVISIVADVTKVEDCKKFIDEAVHHFGQLDHLVNNAGTVILSKFEDIDHISDHKSIMDVNFWGTVNSIHFGIPHLKRTKGKIVVISSISGWCPVPLVSIYSASKAALINFCETLRNEVGSTIGITIVTPGLIGTKMTREQDIKLRLLIREESAERCAKAIVRSVCRGESFLMEPRWLWWLFPARMIFPDLIDCCNSYLLNLIDQNSSTKKNC, from the exons atGGACTGGATCCACTCCTTCTTCAACATTGCATTTCCTCCCATAATTATATTTCTACACTTTTTAATCCTACCAATATACATTCCATTCAAGTTTCTACAATTTATAAAAACATCCATAACCACTCAACAAAACCTGGCTAGAAAAGTAGTTCTAATTACTGGAGCAGCCCAAGGCATTGGAGag cAACTTGCTTATGAGTATAGTAGAAGAGGAGCTTTTTTGGCCTTAGTtgacattaaagaaaattttgaaGATGTTAGAAGAAGAGCTCTTAAATTAGGATCTCCAGATGTTATATCTATTGTTGCAGATGTTACTAAGGTAGAAGACTGTAAGAAGTTTATAGATGAAGCAGTTCATCACTTTGGCCAAT TGGATCATCTGGTGAACAATGCTGGGACAGTAATACTGAGCAAGTTTGAGGATATTGACCACATTTCTGATCACAAATCGATTATG GATGTTAATTTCTGGGGTACAGTTAATAGCATTCACTTTGGAATTCCACACTTGAAAAGAACCAAAGGGAAGATAGTAGTGATCTCCTCAATCAGTGGATGGTGCCCTGTTCCACTAGTATCCATCTATAGT GCAAGCAAGGCAGCTTTGATAAACTTTTGTGAGACTCTTAGAAATGAAGTTGGTTCAACTATTGGCATAACAATTGTCACACCTGGGCTAATTGGGACTAAAATGACACGTGAACAG GACATAAAATTGAGATTACTTATCCGAGAAGAGTCAGCTGAGAGATGTGCCAAGGCCATTGTAAGAAGTGTGTGCAGAGGAGAGTCCTTTTTGATGGAGCCAAGGTGGCTCTGGTGGCTGTTTCCGGCAAGGATGATATTTCCTGACCTTATTGACTGCTGCAACTCTTACCTTCTTAATTTAATTGATCAAAACTCATCCACTAAGAAGAattgttga
- the LOC115703170 gene encoding 11-beta-hydroxysteroid dehydrogenase-like 3 isoform X1, whose product MGDWIHTLLNIAVPPIIIFLHFIILPIYIPFKFLQSIKRSLTNQENVAKKVVLITGAAQGIGEQIAYEYGRRGACLALVDIKDNLEEVKRKARKLGSPDVISIVADVTKVEDCKRFIDETVHHFGQLDHLVNNAGTVILSKFEKISQISDHQSVMDVNFWGTVNSIHYGIPHLKRSKGKIVVISSICGRYPLPLVSVYNASKAALISFCETLRIEVGSTIGITVVTPGLIGTKMTRELQGLKLRSVIPEESAEDCGKAIVRSVCRGETYLMEPRWLWWLFPMKMMFPELMDCCTRFLLKLIQQNNNKNN is encoded by the exons ATGGGGGATTGGATTCACACCTTGTTGAACATTGCAGTTCCTCCCATAATCATATTTCTACATTTTATCATCCTGCCAATATACATTCCATTCAAGTTTCTACAATCTATAAAAAGATCCCTAACCAATCAAGAAAACGTGGCTAAAAAAGTAGTTCTCATTACTGGAGCAGCTCAAGGCATTGGAGag CAAATTGCTTATGAGTATGGTAGAAGAGGAGCTTGTTTGGCCTTAGTTGACATTAAAGACAATCTTGAAGAAGTCAAAAGAAAAGCTCGTAAATTAGGATCTCCAGATGTTATATCTATTGTTGCTGATGTTACCAAGGTGGAAGATTGTAAGAGGTTCATAGATGAAACAGTTCATCACTTTGGccaat TGGATCATCTGGTGAACAATGCTGGGACAGTAATACTGAGCAAGTTTGAAAAGATTAGCCAGATCTCTGATCACCAATCAGTTATG GATGTTAATTTCTGGGGTACAGTGAACAGCATTCACTATGGAATTCCACACTTGAAAAGAAGCAAAGGGAAGATAGTAGTGATTTCCTCAATATGTGGAAGGTACCCTCTTCCATTAGTGTCCGTCTATAAT GCAAGCAAGGCAGCACTAATAAGCTTTTGTGAGACGCTTAGAATTGAAGTTGGCTCAACTATTGGCATAACAGTTGTCACACCTGGCCTAATTGGGACCAAAATGACACGTGAACTACAG GGGTTAAAATTGAGGTCAGTAATCCCAGAAGAGTCAGCTGAGGATTGTGGTAAAGCCATAGTGAGAAGTGTGTGTAGAGGAGAGACTTATTTGATGGAGCCAAGGTGGTTGTGGTGGTTGTTTCCGATGAAGATGATGTTTCCTGAACTCATGGATTGCTGCACTCGTTTTCTTCTCAAATTAATTCAACAAAACAATAACAAGAATAATTGA
- the LOC115703170 gene encoding 11-beta-hydroxysteroid dehydrogenase-like 3 isoform X2 produces MGDWIHTLLNIAVPPIIIFLHFIILPIYIPFKFLQSIKRSLTNQENVAKKVVLITGAAQGIGEQIAYEYGRRGACLALVDIKDNLEEVKRKARKLGSPDVISIVADVTKVEDCKRFIDETVHHFGQLDHLVNNAGTVILSKFEKISQISDHQSVMDVNFWGTVNSIHYGIPHLKRSKGKIVVISSICGRYPLPLVSVYNASKAALISFCETLRIEVGSTIGITVVTPGLIGTKMTRELQ; encoded by the exons ATGGGGGATTGGATTCACACCTTGTTGAACATTGCAGTTCCTCCCATAATCATATTTCTACATTTTATCATCCTGCCAATATACATTCCATTCAAGTTTCTACAATCTATAAAAAGATCCCTAACCAATCAAGAAAACGTGGCTAAAAAAGTAGTTCTCATTACTGGAGCAGCTCAAGGCATTGGAGag CAAATTGCTTATGAGTATGGTAGAAGAGGAGCTTGTTTGGCCTTAGTTGACATTAAAGACAATCTTGAAGAAGTCAAAAGAAAAGCTCGTAAATTAGGATCTCCAGATGTTATATCTATTGTTGCTGATGTTACCAAGGTGGAAGATTGTAAGAGGTTCATAGATGAAACAGTTCATCACTTTGGccaat TGGATCATCTGGTGAACAATGCTGGGACAGTAATACTGAGCAAGTTTGAAAAGATTAGCCAGATCTCTGATCACCAATCAGTTATG GATGTTAATTTCTGGGGTACAGTGAACAGCATTCACTATGGAATTCCACACTTGAAAAGAAGCAAAGGGAAGATAGTAGTGATTTCCTCAATATGTGGAAGGTACCCTCTTCCATTAGTGTCCGTCTATAAT GCAAGCAAGGCAGCACTAATAAGCTTTTGTGAGACGCTTAGAATTGAAGTTGGCTCAACTATTGGCATAACAGTTGTCACACCTGGCCTAATTGGGACCAAAATGACACGTGAACTACAG TAA